Part of the Vigna radiata var. radiata cultivar VC1973A chromosome 11, Vradiata_ver6, whole genome shotgun sequence genome is shown below.
atagaaattgattgtcattttattagagagaaGTTGTTGACCAAGGAACTTGTTACTGAGTTTGTCAATTCTAATGAACAACTAGGAGACATTATGACCAAATCTCTAAGGGGACCTAGGATTCGatttatatgttccaagcttggtgcaTATGATCTATAATCTCCAGCTTAAGGAGGAgtgttgaaatatattattttgtctaATTGACTTTTGTGTGTGGGCTTTTTaggaatttctttttctttctttatgtaTTATGCTAATCTACTATCCCTTAAATAGGGTAGTATGTGTAATAGAAAAGTTAAGttcaagaataataaaatgttcAAGTTTTCTCTCCCAAACTTTAAGAGGGGCCATGGATGTTAGATAAAGAGGAGACCTTGGTTTACAGTGCTTGTCAGGGGAGAAAAGGTATGGTTGTATATAGGTATAGGACTAGATtgttgaaagagaaagagatcttttttttgtatgattaaTGAACAAGTATTATTGAAAGGAGAAGAGCATGGATTTTTCCTATGCAAGTAAGTAGGATGAATGTTAATGGTGAAAGAAAGTGTGGAAAGCTGAACGAATATGGAAAATCCGTTCAGCCTTCAACGGATATAGACCTCCGTCGACGAATGTGGAGATGCGTTATGCATAGAAGTGGTGGAGGTGTGGGGTGCATTCATGTAAGGACCTTtctggaataaaaaaaaattagtgagGAGGTGCAAGGACttagggaggtggagggagtaacacccCTGAGAGAACGCACGATCCAACCAAATGGgccaaataaaaaattgtactaGTCCAAtccaaaacataatttaaatgaCTTAAAAACATTTTGACCCAATTTTAAAGAACATTAAAAAAGTCATTCTAAATGAAAAATAcgaacttttttaaatttaagttatctatatatatatatatatatatatatatatatatatatatatatatatatatatatatatataatactttcaaaaatatatcaGTACATAAGTTTATGGACTAGTTCCACCTTGGAAATTGGGCTGAGCCTAATTTACTAGCTATATCAAGAAGGCAATAGCTTCCTGCACTCCATTCAAATGTCAACCTGCAACCATCAAATATGTGAAATGTCAAAAATAACCTCATGGAGTTTTTTAATCGAAACCTAATCCTCTTCTTTTCCTGGACATTGTAGCTGGGTAAGTTTTCCCATTCTGGAAAGCATTTCCGGAATTCATAATCCGGGAATGCCAAAGCCATCTTCCTCTGTCACCGGGTGCGAGTTCCCAAATGGAGGTACCTTTTCCCTCTTCAAGttccttcaatttttttcagaaaattctagaaaatgaaaatggaagatTCTCTCCCTTCGTTATAACCTCCGAAAGCTTCTTCGTTGTAAGGTCTGAGATCCGCGACTCTTAGCTTCACACATAGCTATTTATTTGATTGAAGTCCATTTCGTAATTTAGTAGTGGTAGTTGAAATTTTAGTTCGTTTTGGAGGAATTTAGATTTGGATTCAACTTCCTCTTTTAGCTTCACGATCTATGTATTTTGATCAGATTCTCCTTCCTTGCTCACGGTGCACTAGCACAATTCCGAAACTTTTATCGAAAGGGCATTCCGTAATTGTCAACTTTAGGTCGGGATAAAGAATTGCGAAATGAACATTTCCACACTTTCGGAATGGCCTTTCAAAAAGCACATCTATACTACAGGGTTTCCTTTTCTGGAACACATATTCAACAATACAATATGAAATTCATTTTTCGAATTTCCTTTTCTGGAACACATATTCAACTATACAATATCTAATTCATTTTCGAAAGCCTTATGCATGGTCAATTCAATTCCTTCCAAATTGATCTTTCCAGAATGGTAGTTTAATCTTAGTAAAAGGAAAACCATTTCTCGCCTCCCACACCTATTCCGGATCATATTTCTCAGAAGTCTATTTCCAGATTTCTATTTCTGGAGATCTTACCTTCAACGTTTATCCAATACGCACCTCCAACAAAGCTTCTCGGAGAACCCACACGAACAATAAAGGGTAAAAGTGGAATTCCCAAAAATTATAGGATGCAGGTAGAAATTAatggggtgcaggaagcaaTTGTGTAAAGCAAACGGTTACAATTATtagaagggttaaatatgtttttagtctctgctgtactttggggcgattttggttttagtccattttcaaactatgctacaatttagtccttcaactttagaaaactctggttttagtcttttttaccaattttttttaactttattttttgtttcaaacacgtttcattatagcatttggattgtttacactgtttgacatatttttgcttcaatgttaactaagaaacgtgcttgaaacaacaaataaagtttaaaaaaattggtaaaaaaagactaaaaccagagttttctaaagttaaaggactaaattctaccatagtttgaaaatggactaaaaccaaaatcgccccaaaatataagaactaaaaacatatttaacccttattatAATATAGAAGAGTAGCGAATTTAGCTTCACAAAGCACAAGCCAATAATTTAACAGATGAGATATCCATTCTAACACGATGCATGCCCTATCAGTCTCCACATATATTGATTTATCTTTTGAATCTAGTTTAATCGTGGTAATGGTGTAGATTGTAGAAGTCAAACTGTTTGGGAACTCTAGTTAGCACTTTCTCAAGTGCATATTGATTATTGAACCCCCTTCCCCCGTTTGACAAGGTTTGTTTTACATGTTTGGGGATGAAGTTATCCATCTACATAAGCAGATTTAATTTGATAGCCATGTATTAAGATCAACCAAGACATCAGAAAAGTAATGATAAAGAgttataacaaatattaaaatatagattGGTAAAATAACCTGAGCACTAGATTTGGTAAAGAATGATCATTTCCAGCTTCAATACACGAAATCGGCAACGACGACAGTGATCCATTTTGTGCTAGCTCCTCAAAAACAAGAGTAATGGTATCTATAAATATCACAATATCTGGAGCATGTGTAGGAGCAACATTCTGGAGAACAGGTAAAGAACTATTAATAAAAGCAGAACTgaaaaaaacagttaaaatgGCTAAAAGAGAAGCATGAAAGCATAATATACAATAtgttagaaatataatataaataattaaaccattCATGTTTTTACCTAACAGCGCAAGCTTTTAGCACAGTTGATTTAttacatggtatcaaagtctCAAGGATCAAGTAGTCTAGAGTTCAATCCCTCTAAGCCCcattcttttataaaactaagTTTAGTTTCATCATAAGATATTTTCTCCATGGTTCAAGCTTAAGGGCTCTTGCGTGACAGTGTGCtcgaaatataatataaaaccaCTCATGTATCTTCATCTGACAGATTAAGATATTAGGTAGTATGTTCACAAAACAATACAcaaaagaattgttaaatttaatgGATGACATTGTAGTTCAAACCTTTATCTGAACGCAAAGAAGATCATCCGAATTGACATCAGCATGAAAAGAATGAATGTCTAATGGTTGTATTATTTCAAGTTTCCTTCTCCACCTTCTTCCTGGTGTATATAGGCCTTCTAATCcacaacaaacataaaatctaTCTCGTTCCAATGAAACACCTCGAAAAGATAGAAGTCCTTCAAcccccattttcttccataaatATTTCTGAGATGAGATTTGATCCCACTCCTCAATGTCAAAACTTGGCTTGGAACTAGCTGCTTTAACAGGAGCAGCTGGAGCATTCACAGGTTGCGGCAATGATGACATGGAGTAACTTCTAAAATTGCTAAAGGAGAATAATTGAGAGCTAGATGATCCTGACATATTGGACCTCTGAGACGAGTTACCAATTCCTGAAGTCGAAGTTAAATGAGGAGATGGTGGACAAGTAGAGGACTTCCCGTTATCCAAAGGAAGTATCCAATTTAACAGGTCTGCACATGAATCCTGATCTGTATAAAGTGCATTCAACCTGCTGTCAGGAGATGACATTCTCTCCTGAAGTTtttcaaattgaagaatttctaTACAAGGATCTCTAAGAAAATTAACAGCAACATTCACCTGTAAAATAACCTGCATCCTTCCACATAGGAAAACTGAATTAGATCAATGATcagagttattaaaataattaacattgccAAAAGTTTTTTGCATATTAAAGGATAACACCCCAGAAGTCAAGAAGTTATATAGAAAGAGTTTCTTGATTAAGTAAGATTTTCACGGCGAAAATTCACAAATGCCTTCAAAGGCGTGACAGAGGAAAGGTATACActgataaaagatatttaaaatttagtaaaaggAAATGTCCAATAAAAAGAAGAGACTGAGGTGAAAGCATCCAAAAAACAGTTTGAAGCAATGAATTTTCAGTTGTAAAGAACATCTTAGAGATAGGCCAGTGATGATGTAATTATACAAGTAAATATACTCCACAGTATGCATATTGAAATTTATGCTCTAAATACTccagagaaaatataaaattgcaGATGTTATCTGCTAAACAGTGAATCCAAGCAGAGCATACGATAAACCTATTCTACGACCTCCTCCAAATGCACTCGAGCATTGCCATCTAACTTAAAGATTCTCCATATTTACTTAACAATAACAAGAAGAACAAGTGGATTGACCTGCAGTGTTGCATGTCTTAGTTCTGTAAAAGCTTTTTCTAGTCTTCCAGAAGTATGGACAAACAATGTATTggacttgattattttattgaagaaagaaatttcactacagagaagaggaaaataCAACTAGAGTAAGAGCAAGATATCATCCAAGAAAAATCctagataaaagaaaaacgCGTAAAAGCATAAGCACAGCTGAACACTAAAGAGGGGCCATAAACGTAATTATATCTATAATAAGTTCAGTGGAAACAAGGATAAAGTAAGCATCTAACCCAAACTACAGATTTGGATCCTCCTCCAGTTTGCATGTTATTcattacaaataattaatttcaaaatcatatcTTCACTGTTTACGCCATAGTATGAAGGAAAACAATATCTTACAGAAATTATACGGCatgaaaaatagtaattattccaaaagaagaagaaaccaaCAGACATAAGCTGGCCACAAAAAATAGAGTACACAACAACCAAAAACAAGGAAATCTTTTTCCCACTACGTGGGATTGGCTACATGAATAAAACAGCAGCATAACTTATTATCATTAATCGTGTCTGTAGACAAACTATTAACCTCTAACTCCTTCAAAATGGTTTTACCAACATACTGATTGATCCCAAATTTAATGAATGAAGAGTAATTTATCTGACACTggaactttaaattaaaatagtaacaaacaaaaaacaccTCTGTCTCTCCTTAACAATATTAGATCAATTAAATTCACAATCATAGTTTCCAACTTTTATGACACATACCACTATGTCTCCATTGGGTAAAGCACAGCACTTCACAGAATTTCTCGCCACTCCACCAGGAACATTTGAATCAAAATTTCCTCTATCAATAACAGCACAAAAAGAAGACAATGTGGACCCTTCAGATGTCATTTTTGATCCCttttcattatttgaattaCAAGTGTTGGGAGGATTTTCTGAAGAGCTTCTTTTGGACCAAAGGGGATCATCAGACTCGGAAATCCTCACAAAGAAGTGagaattttcaaacttttgcaACAATATTGAAGTTTGTCTTTTGAGACCCTCTTTTTGAAGAAGGTTTTCAACATCAGAAACATCCTCCAGCTGCTCTTCACCACCGGTACTCGGTTCCCCTTCACCAGACACTGTATTATTTCTGTTTTCAGTGTTTCCATTTTCTTTCACGGGGTTCTGGCCAGTGCCATTCTCACTTATCGCTTCAGCAATTTTGAACGATGACGTATCCTGCTTACATGCAGACAAGCATGCCAATATATGAACTTGTTCACCTGAATTACGGGTATAAATTAGGTCTGCTAAACTTTTTTGTGAAAGCCAGCTGACCAAATTACACATGCCAAAACtgatattaacatatttaaagaataaaacaatcTATTACCAGGGAAAAGAAAGGAACGATCAAGAGAGCACAGAGACAGTATATCTGGTGCACAATTCCAGTTTTCTGGAAGTTCCTCTGCAAAATGAAATCGAGCATTGTGTGCATCGCATCATACATGCAGAGAAATCTGGTCcataaaatcaaatacaagAGGAAGgacttaaaacaaattattttgtttaattcaaCCATTGAACTGGATGCTAACAAAAACACtgatatgattttaattttagttatgtGCTAAgcatataataaacaaaattaacaaattgatTCTAGTCTAGACCTAGGAGAGAAGAGACACTTGACGTACTCCTTCCCTAATGGTTTAAAGATACAGAAAACGGCTGCCCTTTTGCCCCACCTAGATATTCACATTACCCATTAACCAAGTATTTGCACCACACAGACTTATATTCAAAATGATGGGGATCTAGTACAGCGTTTCTGTGCACTTTATAGTTTACAATTAGGAAAAATGTTTCATATCTCGTTAACAAAAGGtaaataagtatatttattCCACCAGGAGCAAGCTTGCGATTCAAGAACAAACCTAGGAGTAATGCAATACGATACTCTAGATTGACGAGCAGCAGAAAATGATGACCATGTCctcaaataaatatttgcaaAGAGTATGTCGGGGAGTTTTGTTTTGAAGAAggtaaatatttgttttttatatacatatatgtaagGTTAATAAACATTAAGTTTACATTGatctatctttttattttcatttaaaaatgataaaattagagAATATTTACCagagataaagaaatttgtCCCGAACATACCCTAAAATTACAAGTGAAAGCTGGCGGTATCATTTTTATAACCGCTTGCTAAAGAACAACCCATTCCTCCCATTTTTCTCCAACAATGACGAGTAAGTTTCTTTCTCCACACTCGATAGCAAGTGTGGCAGATAATATGTTGCTTACATTTCTCggatgaaataaataaaaaaaaaaaattgtcatctTGTGCAAacattaaatgtaaataaataacacAGGACAAATCTAAACCATATTGCCATCAGATTCTATATTCATGTCCAAAATTCAGGTACCAGACCAAAGTATCaacaataatagaaaacaaGCAGGAAAATGATAGGTGAAGAGAAGATATACTGCATGGAATGGTAATCCATCCTTCTTCCTCGTCAACATCGGAGTGCTTATTAATGACGCCAAAATCCACCTTAGCATCAGAGTGTGCATATGGATCATTAGTCACAAGAGTCTCCAAAGAAGATCCAGCAGATACAGACCTTTGATGCGTATCAGAACGAGGCTCCGGAGCAGGAACAGGTCCATACATGCCACTTGTAGACCGCATCAAAAAATTCATTGCGccactaaaaaataaaaaaacaatatcgTCTGCGAATTCACACGATTCAATTTCAGCAAATAGCAATGGAATCTACAATTATTACCGAATCGTAAAGCGCGAAAAGGATTCTACTGGAACTGAGTGAACAAAACGAGAGTGAAAATGCGAAAGCAGAATTGGAACAAACGAGTAAAGCGAATATGAAACGGAGAATTGATTCGAATTGGATGGTTACCTGAAGAAGGATGTAGCTTTGGTGCGAAGAGATTGGGAAGGGAAGAGCGGAAGATCCGAAGCTGGAGTCGCGATCAGTGAGAATGTTCGTATGCATGCAAATTGTGGCAAATTATTAGCTTAACTATTTTCTGGTGGCATCAACTTTTTGTTCTTCAGGTGCCTTCGACTTCAATTCTatatttctctcatctttttttatttttgtaaatggtaaaataaagtataaataattcTATTCCTTGCTTAATTTATTTCAGCCTTAGTCTTTTCAAAAcgttacttctttttttttttatcatggttaaatatgttaaatatgttttttgtccctatattttgggacgattttggttttagtccatttttatactatgaataaagtttaaaaaaaattggtaaaaagattaaaaccagaattttctaaagttgaaggactaaattgtaccatagtttgaaaatggattaaaaccaaaatcgccccaaagtatagggactaaaaacatatttaacccttttatcaATACAGGACTcaaatatagaaaaaagaaaaggtttataTTTGGTGGACAAAACTGAACCTTCGTTactatttcaaaatattcttatatttaaaatcattattctCATATAaggataatttatatatatatatatatatatatatatatatatatatatatatatatatataggtttgctaaacttgttttttagttggtacattttagcaatgtgtaccaggtttcagtagacaaaaatacccttatatatcatgaattctaagttttaaggttaagggtattttaataattttcattctcaaaattaaaaaaataaaaaaagaaacccccaaacccttacccacgtctgtcattcctctcaaccatttctctttcatctctctcactccaaccttttctctctcatccctactctagtcccaattgaaaaaaatcagaaacacttgtcttattttaataattttcattctcaaaactaaaaaaagaaacatcaaactcttactcaccttcttcgt
Proteins encoded:
- the LOC106776305 gene encoding uncharacterized protein LOC106776305 isoform X2, with translation MNFLMRSTSGMYGPVPAPEPRSDTHQRSVSAGSSLETLVTNDPYAHSDAKVDFGVINKHSDVDEEEGWITIPCKELPENWNCAPDILSLCSLDRSFLFPGEQVHILACLSACKQDTSSFKIAEAISENGTGQNPVKENGNTENRNNTVSGEGEPSTGGEEQLEDVSDVENLLQKEGLKRQTSILLQKFENSHFFVRISESDDPLWSKRSSSENPPNTCNSNNEKGSKMTSEGSTLSSFCAVIDRGNFDSNVPGGVARNSVKCCALPNGDIVVILQVNVAVNFLRDPCIEILQFEKLQERMSSPDSRLNALYTDQDSCADLLNWILPLDNGKSSTCPPSPHLTSTSGIGNSSQRSNMSGSSSSQLFSFSNFRSYSMSSLPQPVNAPAAPVKAASSKPSFDIEEWDQISSQKYLWKKMGVEGLLSFRGVSLERDRFYVCCGLEGLYTPGRRWRRKLEIIQPLDIHSFHADVNSDDLLCVQIKNVAPTHAPDIVIFIDTITLVFEELAQNGSLSSLPISCIEAGNDHSLPNLVLRRGEEHSFILRPATSTWNGLEIENDRSSHLSKLQLRNKTSKISLNRRKTALINDRYSILVSCRCNYTASRLFFKQPTSWRPRGSRDIMMSIVSDTSRQSPSACEKTCQPPVQILTLQASNLTSEDLTLTVVAPASFTSTAFLNSPTNPKSPFIGFLDFSERVNDDRGIGATQGQSFTSVVKDNEKQSYDKNAQAASTSDEVIPSANLSCTHLWFHSRVPLGCVPSRSNATIKLQLLPLTHGIIVLDTLQIEVEEKGVTYIPERSLKIFATSSIS
- the LOC106776305 gene encoding uncharacterized protein LOC106776305 isoform X1, producing MNFLMRSTSGMYGPVPAPEPRSDTHQRSVSAGSSLETLVTNDPYAHSDAKVDFGVINKHSDVDEEEGWITIPCKELPENWNCAPDILSLCSLDRSFLFPGEQVHILACLSACKQDTSSFKIAEAISENGTGQNPVKENGNTENRNNTVSGEGEPSTGGEEQLEDVSDVENLLQKEGLKRQTSILLQKFENSHFFVRISESDDPLWSKRSSSENPPNTCNSNNEKGSKMTSEGSTLSSFCAVIDRGNFDSNVPGGVARNSVKCCALPNGDIVVILQVNVAVNFLRDPCIEILQFEKLQERMSSPDSRLNALYTDQDSCADLLNWILPLDNGKSSTCPPSPHLTSTSGIGNSSQRSNMSGSSSSQLFSFSNFRSYSMSSLPQPVNAPAAPVKAASSKPSFDIEEWDQISSQKYLWKKMGVEGLLSFRGVSLERDRFYVCCGLEGLYTPGRRWRRKLEIIQPLDIHSFHADVNSDDLLCVQIKNVAPTHAPDIVIFIDTITLVFEELAQNGSLSSLPISCIEAGNDHSLPNLVLRRGEEHSFILRPATSTWNGLEIENDRSSHLSKLQLRNKTSKISLNRRKTALINDRYSILVSCRCNYTASRLFFKQPTSWRPRGSRDIMMSIVSDTSRQSPSACEKTCQPPVQILTLQASNLTSEDLTLTVVAPASFTSTAFLNSPTNPKSPFIGFLDFSERVNDDRGIGATQGQSFTSVVKDNEKQSYDKNAQAASTSDEVIPSANLSCTHLWFHSRVPLGCVPSRSNATIKLQLLPLTHGIIVLDTLQIEVEEKGIDLLYFWTVFSLLITFLSIYVKKYLIHTN
- the LOC106776305 gene encoding uncharacterized protein LOC106776305 isoform X3 is translated as MNFLMRSTSGMYGPVPAPEPRSDTHQRSVSAGSSLETLVTNDPYAHSDAKVDFGVINKHSDVDEEEGWITIPCKELPENWNCAPDILSLCSLDRSFLFPGEQVHILACLSACKQDTSSFKIAEAISENGTGQNPVKENGNTENRNNTVSGEGEPSTGGEEQLEDVSDVENLLQKEGLKRQTSILLQKFENSHFFVRISESDDPLWSKRSSSENPPNTCNSNNEKGSKMTSEGSTLSSFCAVIDRGNFDSNVPGGVARNSVKCCALPNGDIVVILQVNVAVNFLRDPCIEILQFEKLQERMSSPDSRLNALYTDQDSCADLLNWILPLDNGKSSTCPPSPHLTSTSGIGNSSQRSNMSGSSSSQLFSFSNFRSYSMSSLPQPVNAPAAPVKAASSKPSFDIEEWDQISSQKYLWKKMGVEGLLSFRGVSLERDRFYVCCGLEGLYTPGRRWRRKLEIIQPLDIHSFHADVNSDDLLCVQIKNVAPTHAPDIVIFIDTITLVFEELAQNGSLSSLPISCIEAGNDHSLPNLVLRRGEEHSFILRPATSTWNGLEIENDRSSHLSKLQLRNKTSKISLNRRKTALINDRYSILVSCRCNYTASRLFFKQPTSWRPRGSRDIMMSIVSDTSRQSPSACEKTCQPPVQWSLQPHLLQQPS